From a region of the Prosthecobacter debontii genome:
- a CDS encoding YihY/virulence factor BrkB family protein: MIKWTWLIGAGHRYPPPSQLDNRKQGWKRSPGMNLQAIRENRIVFLIRETVQSFIEDKALRLAAALAYYSVFSIAPLLVIAISLAGLVFGVDAVKGQLEDQMRSYIGKEAASAVQALVQSAAKPKEGWIGTVTGFAVLLLGASGVFGQLKDALNTIWEVKPRPGSSVWLYIQERLLSFGMVLVIGFLLLTSLLLTTALSAVSDQLGRVLGLPEQVWVSLAFAMSMGMVTGLFAIIFKVLPDAQVRWRHVWLGAFVTAVLFEIGKFALGFYLGRESTVSSYGASASVVLLLLWIYYAACILLLGAEFTQAYSRLTDRKVKPAPNAVPITRQEREQEGMEP, translated from the coding sequence ATGATCAAATGGACCTGGCTTATCGGGGCAGGCCATCGTTATCCCCCGCCATCACAACTGGACAACCGGAAACAAGGCTGGAAACGATCTCCTGGGATGAATCTCCAGGCCATCCGGGAAAATCGTATCGTGTTCCTGATCCGTGAAACGGTGCAGTCGTTCATTGAGGACAAGGCTCTGCGTCTAGCGGCGGCCTTGGCTTACTATTCGGTCTTTTCCATTGCCCCGCTGTTGGTGATCGCCATCAGCCTTGCTGGTTTAGTATTTGGCGTGGATGCGGTGAAGGGGCAGTTGGAGGATCAGATGCGGAGTTACATTGGCAAGGAGGCGGCCAGTGCTGTTCAGGCTTTGGTGCAGAGTGCGGCTAAGCCTAAAGAGGGGTGGATCGGCACCGTCACGGGGTTTGCAGTTCTATTGCTCGGTGCGTCGGGTGTCTTTGGGCAACTCAAAGACGCCTTGAATACGATCTGGGAGGTGAAGCCTCGCCCTGGGAGTAGCGTTTGGTTGTATATCCAGGAGCGATTGTTGAGCTTTGGCATGGTGTTGGTCATTGGCTTTCTGCTGCTGACCTCCTTGCTGCTCACCACGGCCTTATCGGCCGTAAGTGATCAATTGGGGCGGGTTCTTGGGTTACCTGAGCAAGTTTGGGTGTCATTGGCTTTTGCCATGTCCATGGGGATGGTGACCGGTTTGTTTGCCATCATCTTTAAGGTGTTGCCGGATGCGCAGGTGCGCTGGCGGCATGTGTGGTTGGGGGCCTTTGTCACCGCAGTCCTTTTTGAAATCGGCAAGTTCGCCCTAGGCTTCTATCTGGGGAGGGAGAGCACCGTCTCCAGTTACGGAGCTTCGGCTTCGGTGGTCCTGTTGCTCCTGTGGATCTATTACGCGGCCTGTATCCTTCTTTTGGGGGCAGAGTTCACTCAAGCGTATTCTCGGCTTACGGATCGAAAAGTCAAACCAGCGCCGAATGCAGTGCCTATAACTCGCCAAGAGCGTGAACAGGAAGGTATGGAACCTTGA
- a CDS encoding DUF4112 domain-containing protein: MPGELPDRILIDEILPPKGKVASASSSEPSTLSSLPGTESEVARFLAKWLDNWLRIPGTNFKIGLDPLLALFPGVGSSVASGGGLVILVEAIRCGVSIPVLIRMSGNMLINTLFDFLPLGGPVVSAFFKSNLRNLRLLQAWQAGRQREVRRSTFRMFLALAFFLCLMVGLLFALFAFYVWLLRQTGLFN; encoded by the coding sequence ATGCCTGGAGAACTTCCTGATCGGATCCTCATTGATGAAATCCTTCCTCCCAAGGGTAAGGTGGCATCGGCATCTTCAAGCGAGCCCTCAACATTGTCATCTCTGCCAGGCACCGAATCTGAGGTGGCGCGATTCCTGGCCAAATGGCTGGACAATTGGCTGCGTATCCCAGGCACCAATTTCAAAATCGGTCTCGATCCTCTTCTCGCCCTTTTCCCCGGAGTCGGCAGTAGCGTGGCTTCGGGTGGCGGTCTCGTCATCCTGGTGGAAGCTATCCGCTGTGGTGTGTCGATTCCCGTGCTCATCCGCATGAGCGGCAACATGCTCATCAACACCCTGTTTGACTTTCTTCCCCTCGGTGGCCCGGTCGTCAGCGCATTCTTCAAATCAAACCTGCGCAATCTCCGGCTACTGCAAGCTTGGCAAGCCGGTCGTCAACGGGAGGTCCGCCGCAGCACCTTCCGCATGTTTCTGGCCTTAGCCTTCTTCCTATGCCTCATGGTTGGCCTGCTGTTTGCCCTCTTTGCTTTCTACGTTTGGCTTCTTCGTCAAACCGGTTTGTTTAACTGA
- a CDS encoding NYN domain-containing protein, which produces MNTPSSENIALLIDADNTPAAKIQFIISELASYGVVNIRRAYGNWKKPELAGWEKMLLEYAICPVQHFDLVKGKNGSDMALLIEAMDILYTKNVGTFCLVSSDCDFTPLVLRLRAEGRQVIGFGQQKAPAPFVNSCTRFLFLDESLTTTQSAKAPTEGRILKQDCKLMNMLRSAVEANEGDDGWAVLGGVGQHISNQDSFDCRNYGFKKLSDLFNAVDLFEVRNIPSTGGKPTCSVRWVRKNGKTHSPATSAQAIR; this is translated from the coding sequence ATGAATACTCCCTCTTCCGAAAACATCGCTTTACTTATTGACGCCGACAATACCCCGGCGGCGAAAATTCAATTCATCATCAGTGAGTTAGCCTCCTATGGTGTCGTGAATATCCGCCGTGCCTATGGTAACTGGAAGAAACCGGAACTCGCGGGCTGGGAGAAAATGCTCCTCGAATATGCCATCTGCCCGGTTCAGCACTTTGATCTGGTGAAGGGGAAAAATGGCTCTGACATGGCCTTGCTCATCGAGGCAATGGACATTCTCTACACCAAGAATGTGGGCACCTTTTGTTTAGTCTCGTCAGATTGTGATTTCACTCCGCTCGTCCTCCGGCTGCGTGCAGAGGGCAGGCAGGTCATTGGATTTGGGCAGCAAAAGGCTCCCGCCCCGTTTGTGAATAGCTGCACACGTTTCTTGTTCTTGGATGAAAGCCTGACCACGACCCAATCGGCCAAAGCCCCCACCGAGGGTCGGATTTTAAAGCAAGACTGCAAACTGATGAACATGCTGCGTAGCGCCGTGGAGGCAAACGAAGGCGATGATGGTTGGGCGGTGTTGGGAGGAGTCGGCCAACACATCTCGAACCAAGATTCATTCGATTGCCGAAACTATGGTTTTAAAAAACTCAGCGATCTTTTCAATGCGGTGGATCTTTTCGAAGTCCGAAATATCCCAAGCACCGGGGGGAAGCCCACTTGCTCCGTCAGATGGGTCCGGAAGAATGGTAAAACGCACTCGCCCGCCACCTCTGCCCAGGCCATCCGCTGA
- the kdsB gene encoding 3-deoxy-manno-octulosonate cytidylyltransferase: MADSENQRTLVAIPARWGSTRFPGKPLHLIAGKPLVQHVWERCQDCREVDDIIIATDDERIAEAAASFGARAVLTSPDHPSGTDRIAEAARSFPDHRTIINVQGDEPLISPALIDELAIVLRREPQVRMITAAAPIHDAAQVTDPNVVKVVFDVKGDSLYFSRSPLPYVRNATAGVRHYRHLGIYGFQRSFLFQFVAWPPSRLEQTESLEQLRAVENGVPLRIVLTDDLSPGVDTPEQAAAIEQQLLSQPSP, from the coding sequence TTGGCCGATTCCGAAAACCAACGCACTCTCGTCGCGATCCCCGCTCGGTGGGGATCGACACGCTTCCCTGGCAAACCGCTTCATCTCATCGCGGGAAAGCCGCTGGTTCAGCATGTCTGGGAGCGTTGCCAGGATTGTCGTGAAGTGGACGACATCATCATCGCCACCGATGACGAGCGCATCGCCGAAGCCGCAGCCTCCTTTGGCGCGCGTGCCGTCTTGACCTCGCCCGATCACCCCAGTGGCACGGATCGCATCGCTGAGGCCGCTCGTTCGTTTCCCGATCACCGCACCATCATCAATGTCCAGGGCGATGAACCGCTCATCTCCCCAGCCCTCATTGACGAACTCGCCATTGTCCTGCGGCGCGAGCCCCAGGTGCGCATGATCACCGCTGCCGCGCCGATCCACGATGCCGCCCAGGTCACCGACCCGAATGTGGTGAAGGTGGTCTTTGATGTGAAAGGCGACTCGCTGTATTTCTCCCGCTCGCCCCTGCCCTACGTGCGCAATGCCACGGCCGGTGTGCGTCACTACCGCCATCTGGGCATCTACGGCTTCCAGCGGAGCTTCCTCTTTCAGTTCGTGGCTTGGCCGCCCTCCCGGCTGGAGCAGACGGAGTCCCTTGAGCAATTGCGTGCCGTGGAAAACGGCGTTCCCCTGCGCATCGTGCTCACGGACGACCTCTCGCCCGGCGTGGATACCCCCGAGCAGGCCGCCGCCATCGAACAGCAACTCCTTTCCCAACCCTCCCCCTGA
- a CDS encoding RNA polymerase sigma factor: MEEPELPDIPEDAKKDKGLWEKTRKSLIERLNNWEDQRTWNEFYQTYWRLIYSVATKAGLTREEAFDVIQETIIAIARQVQKGQYDPRAGSFKAWLLQMTRWRVLDVFRARKRQPSLADQGNSESEETSNLALDRLSNEKDNLLENIWDKEWRDNITAAALERVKAKVSPRQFQIFDCYVMKGWGVKKTSEALGINAAQVYLAKHRVGALVKKEVQALENTML; the protein is encoded by the coding sequence ATGGAGGAACCGGAACTGCCAGACATCCCCGAAGATGCTAAGAAAGATAAGGGCTTGTGGGAAAAAACCCGCAAGAGCCTGATTGAGCGCCTGAACAATTGGGAAGACCAAAGGACCTGGAATGAATTTTACCAGACCTACTGGAGGCTCATCTACAGTGTGGCGACGAAAGCCGGCCTCACCCGCGAGGAAGCCTTTGATGTCATTCAGGAGACCATCATCGCCATCGCCCGACAGGTGCAAAAAGGCCAGTATGATCCTCGTGCAGGGTCCTTCAAGGCGTGGCTGCTACAGATGACTCGCTGGCGTGTCCTGGACGTGTTCCGTGCTCGCAAGCGGCAGCCGTCTTTAGCAGATCAGGGAAATTCCGAATCCGAAGAAACCAGCAACTTGGCGCTGGATCGCCTTTCCAACGAAAAGGATAACCTCCTCGAAAACATCTGGGACAAGGAATGGCGCGATAACATCACCGCAGCAGCGCTGGAGCGCGTTAAAGCCAAGGTCTCTCCTCGGCAGTTTCAAATCTTTGACTGCTACGTCATGAAAGGCTGGGGCGTGAAGAAAACCAGTGAAGCCCTGGGCATCAATGCCGCTCAGGTCTATCTCGCCAAACATCGCGTCGGCGCCCTGGTGAAAAAAGAAGTCCAGGCCCTCGAGAACACCATGCTCTGA
- a CDS encoding CTP synthase, producing the protein MKYIFVTGGVVSSLGKGLAASALGTLLELRGLKVIMQKFDPYLNIDPGTMNPYEHGEVYVLDDGAETDLDLGHYERFTHTNLSRLNNLTSGQVYQSVLAKERAGKYQGRTVQVIPHVTNEIKDRIKEVASKMTADVIITEIGGTVGDIEGLPFLEAIRQFGHEMGQGNVLFVHATLVPYIKAAQELKTKPTQQSIAKLREIGIAPHIILCRTEHPLDQDVREKISLFGNVPIEDVIEVRDVKHSIYEVPLKLHEERFDDVVCKQLNLTTQEPDLSKWRHFVQRVIHPTHHVRIGVVGKYIELQDAYKSIYEALTHAGAANDCKVDIVRVDAEAIEKGGPDIYLSGLQGILIPGGFGDRGTEGKIAATGYARRTGIPFFGICLGMQIAVIEFARNVCGLKDANSTEFDKGTPAPVISMMEEQKKVKQLGGTMRLGNWVTKLTEGTKVNELYQETTINERHRHRYEVNDEFKDQLESNGLVISGVSEKGELAETIELPNHPFFVACQFHPEFSSKPNDPHPIFRGFVQAALQHHGTPEELA; encoded by the coding sequence ATGAAGTACATCTTTGTCACCGGAGGCGTCGTCAGCTCCTTGGGCAAGGGTCTGGCCGCTTCGGCGCTCGGCACCCTGCTGGAGCTGCGGGGGCTGAAGGTGATCATGCAGAAGTTTGACCCGTATCTGAACATCGATCCGGGCACCATGAACCCTTACGAACATGGTGAAGTGTATGTGCTCGATGACGGCGCTGAGACCGACCTCGACCTCGGCCACTACGAGCGCTTCACCCACACCAATCTCTCCCGCCTGAACAACCTTACCAGCGGTCAGGTTTACCAGAGCGTGCTGGCTAAAGAACGTGCTGGTAAATACCAGGGCCGCACCGTGCAGGTCATCCCGCACGTCACCAACGAGATCAAAGACCGCATCAAGGAAGTTGCCTCCAAGATGACCGCCGACGTCATCATCACCGAGATCGGCGGCACCGTCGGTGACATCGAAGGCCTGCCCTTCCTGGAGGCCATCCGTCAGTTCGGTCATGAGATGGGCCAGGGCAATGTGCTCTTCGTCCACGCCACCCTCGTGCCATACATCAAGGCCGCTCAGGAACTGAAGACCAAACCCACCCAGCAATCCATCGCCAAGCTGCGTGAGATCGGGATCGCCCCCCACATCATCCTCTGCCGCACTGAGCATCCACTGGATCAGGACGTGCGTGAAAAGATCTCCCTCTTTGGCAACGTGCCCATCGAGGACGTCATCGAGGTCCGCGACGTCAAACACAGCATCTATGAGGTGCCGCTGAAACTGCACGAAGAGCGTTTTGACGACGTTGTGTGCAAGCAGCTCAACCTCACCACGCAGGAGCCCGATCTCAGCAAGTGGCGCCACTTCGTCCAGCGCGTCATTCACCCCACCCACCACGTGCGCATCGGTGTTGTGGGCAAATACATCGAACTCCAAGACGCCTACAAGAGCATCTACGAGGCACTCACCCACGCTGGCGCAGCCAATGACTGCAAAGTGGACATCGTGCGTGTGGACGCCGAGGCCATCGAGAAAGGCGGCCCCGACATCTACCTCAGCGGCCTGCAGGGCATCCTCATCCCCGGGGGCTTCGGCGACCGTGGCACCGAGGGCAAAATCGCCGCCACAGGTTATGCCCGCCGCACCGGCATTCCCTTCTTTGGCATCTGCCTCGGCATGCAGATCGCCGTCATCGAGTTTGCCCGCAATGTCTGCGGCCTGAAAGACGCCAACAGCACCGAGTTTGATAAAGGCACCCCCGCTCCCGTCATCAGCATGATGGAGGAGCAGAAAAAGGTGAAGCAGCTCGGCGGCACCATGCGTCTCGGCAACTGGGTCACCAAACTGACCGAGGGCACCAAGGTGAACGAACTCTACCAAGAAACCACCATCAACGAGCGTCATCGCCATCGTTATGAGGTCAATGACGAGTTCAAAGACCAGCTCGAGTCCAATGGCCTCGTCATCAGCGGCGTCTCTGAGAAAGGCGAGCTGGCCGAGACCATCGAACTGCCGAACCACCCCTTCTTCGTCGCCTGCCAGTTCCACCCCGAATTCAGCAGCAAGCCCAACGATCCGCACCCGATCTTCCGTGGCTTCGTTCAGGCTGCCCTCCAGCACCACGGTACTCCCGAAGAGCTGGCCTAA